From the Halalkalicoccus sp. CGA53 genome, one window contains:
- a CDS encoding bifunctional methylenetetrahydrofolate dehydrogenase/methenyltetrahydrofolate cyclohydrolase, producing the protein MTETIDGNEVAETIRGELQGSIDTLVSEGVTPGLATVLMSDDPASETYVNMKQRACEELGIEGSHYEIDADAPAEELYGKIDELNEDPSVHGILVQMPVPDQVSTGEVLSRVDPRKDVDAFHPENVGRLVAGNARFKPCTPHGVQKLLEAIDFDTEGKDAVVVGRSDIVGKPMANLLIQKSPGGNATVTVCHSRTADLAAKTREADLVIAAVGVPGMIDGSMLSPGTVVIDVGVNRVEADTEKGYELVGDVEFESASEKASAITPVPGGVGPMTITMLLYNTVKAAGLQEGIEVDLP; encoded by the coding sequence ATGACAGAGACAATCGACGGCAACGAGGTGGCGGAGACGATTCGAGGAGAGCTACAGGGAAGCATCGACACGCTCGTCTCGGAGGGGGTCACCCCGGGACTGGCCACCGTGCTGATGAGCGACGACCCGGCGAGCGAGACGTACGTGAACATGAAACAGCGCGCCTGCGAGGAACTCGGCATCGAGGGCTCGCACTACGAGATCGACGCCGACGCCCCGGCGGAGGAGCTGTACGGGAAGATCGACGAGCTGAACGAGGACCCGTCAGTCCACGGCATCCTCGTCCAGATGCCGGTCCCCGACCAGGTCAGTACCGGGGAGGTGCTCTCGCGGGTCGACCCCCGGAAGGACGTCGACGCCTTTCACCCGGAGAACGTCGGTCGGCTGGTCGCCGGGAACGCTCGGTTCAAGCCGTGTACGCCCCACGGGGTCCAGAAGTTGCTGGAGGCGATCGACTTCGACACCGAGGGGAAAGACGCGGTGGTCGTCGGCCGATCCGACATCGTCGGCAAGCCGATGGCGAACCTGCTGATCCAGAAGAGCCCCGGTGGAAACGCGACGGTGACGGTCTGTCACTCCCGCACCGCCGACCTCGCGGCGAAGACCCGTGAGGCCGACCTCGTGATCGCCGCCGTCGGCGTTCCCGGCATGATCGACGGGTCGATGCTCTCCCCGGGGACCGTCGTGATCGACGTCGGGGTCAACCGCGTGGAGGCGGACACCGAGAAGGGCTACGAGCTCGTCGGCGACGTCGAGTTCGAGAGCGCGAGCGAGAAGGCGAGCGCGATCACGCCCGTCCCCGGCGGCGTCGGGCCGATGACGATCACGATGCTGCTCTACAACACGGTGAAGGCCGCGGGCCTGCAGGAGGGGATCGAGGTCGACCTGCCCTGA
- a CDS encoding GcvT family protein yields MSGRELPTRAETVIVGAGIVGNSLAYHLAAQGREGIVLIDKGPLPDPGGSTGHASNFIFPGEHSKEMALLTKHSREQYVEAGTFTESGGIEVARTTERIDEFHRRAQSGTAWGIESEVIPTEEVTERVPYINEELVRGGLWEPGAGVCDPLRFGAIKREQATEMGALTTVPNTEVLDVEVERGAVSAVVTDRGRIETDELVIAAGLWSPKLATMAGTEIPLTPAVHQLISVGPIPLFEGSEGEIDYPIVRDSDTQMYERQSGSEMEIGSYEHRPILWDVEEVLGIDEAPLSPTQPPLTQEAFDPSMEHALEIMPEVLDDPGVGIRHAIDGLLSVTPDGMPLVGPLREVEGLWSVAAIWIKEAPAFAENVAQWMTRGYPDVDLHASNVNRFDEYGTSRRFVKERAHEGFQKIYGIVHPAEQWQSSRPLRQSGFADRQADLGARFFESAGWERPQWFESNEDLLEVYEQEIEPLGRPNEWDARWWSPIVLGEHCHLREYVGLVGDMGFTIFDVEGSDAVDYLERLAVARVDVPVGKSIYTPILDHNGGFRSDLTMARLGEERYRVITGGGMGGADRQWFESNVGADEDVRLIERTSALATLGLWGPKARDVLAPLAEEDVSNEAFPAYTARELTVGEVDVWALRISYVGELGWELYAPMEKAGRLWDLLWEADQDHDVRPVGMGVYGTTGRMEKGYRLYGHELELEYDPAEAGLTFHGVKEADFVGKDAYAEAIESENVATLCTLSADDHTSADGEPRFMLGGEPILSTEGEVLVDSEGRRSYVTSAGSAPSLGKHLLMAYLPREEAEEGRSLQVEYMGDRYPITVERVGNEPLFDPGNERIFQ; encoded by the coding sequence ATGAGCGGTCGGGAGCTCCCGACGCGGGCGGAGACTGTGATCGTCGGGGCAGGGATCGTCGGCAACAGCCTCGCCTACCACCTCGCGGCACAGGGGAGGGAGGGGATCGTGCTGATCGACAAGGGGCCGTTGCCGGATCCGGGCGGCTCGACCGGCCACGCATCGAACTTCATCTTCCCCGGCGAGCACTCGAAGGAGATGGCGCTGCTCACGAAGCACTCGCGCGAGCAGTACGTCGAGGCGGGGACGTTCACCGAGAGCGGCGGCATCGAGGTCGCCCGGACCACCGAACGGATCGACGAGTTCCACCGGCGCGCCCAGTCCGGGACGGCCTGGGGGATCGAGTCGGAGGTGATCCCGACCGAGGAGGTCACAGAGCGCGTCCCGTACATCAACGAAGAGCTCGTGAGAGGCGGGCTCTGGGAGCCGGGGGCGGGGGTCTGTGACCCGCTCCGTTTCGGTGCGATCAAGCGCGAGCAGGCGACCGAGATGGGCGCGCTCACGACGGTCCCGAACACGGAGGTGCTCGACGTCGAGGTCGAGCGAGGCGCGGTGAGCGCCGTCGTCACCGACCGCGGGCGGATCGAGACGGACGAACTCGTGATCGCGGCGGGGCTCTGGAGCCCGAAGCTGGCGACGATGGCCGGGACCGAAATCCCGCTCACGCCCGCGGTCCACCAGCTGATCAGCGTCGGGCCGATCCCGCTGTTCGAGGGGAGCGAGGGCGAGATCGACTACCCGATCGTCCGCGACTCGGACACCCAGATGTACGAGCGCCAGAGCGGCAGCGAGATGGAGATCGGCTCCTACGAGCACCGTCCGATCCTCTGGGACGTCGAGGAGGTCCTCGGGATCGACGAGGCGCCGCTCTCCCCGACGCAGCCGCCGCTGACCCAGGAGGCGTTCGACCCGTCGATGGAACACGCCCTGGAGATCATGCCGGAGGTGCTCGACGATCCCGGCGTCGGCATCCGGCACGCGATCGACGGGCTGCTCTCGGTCACGCCCGACGGCATGCCGCTGGTCGGGCCGCTCCGGGAGGTCGAGGGGCTCTGGTCGGTCGCGGCGATCTGGATCAAGGAGGCGCCGGCGTTCGCGGAGAACGTCGCGCAGTGGATGACCCGGGGCTATCCCGACGTCGACCTCCACGCCTCGAACGTCAACCGGTTCGACGAGTACGGCACCTCCCGCCGGTTCGTGAAGGAGCGTGCCCACGAGGGGTTCCAGAAGATCTACGGCATCGTCCACCCGGCCGAACAGTGGCAGTCCTCGCGGCCGCTCCGACAGAGCGGCTTCGCCGACCGGCAGGCCGACCTCGGCGCGCGCTTCTTCGAGAGCGCCGGCTGGGAGCGCCCGCAGTGGTTCGAGTCGAACGAGGACCTGCTCGAGGTCTACGAACAGGAAATCGAGCCGCTCGGGCGGCCGAACGAGTGGGACGCGCGCTGGTGGTCGCCTATCGTCCTCGGCGAGCACTGCCACCTCCGCGAGTACGTCGGGCTGGTCGGGGACATGGGCTTCACGATCTTCGACGTCGAGGGAAGTGACGCCGTCGACTACCTCGAACGGCTGGCGGTCGCGCGGGTCGACGTCCCGGTCGGGAAGTCGATCTACACGCCGATCCTCGACCACAACGGGGGCTTTCGGTCGGACCTGACGATGGCCCGGCTCGGCGAGGAGCGCTACCGGGTGATCACCGGCGGCGGGATGGGTGGTGCGGACAGACAGTGGTTCGAGAGCAACGTCGGCGCGGACGAGGACGTGCGGCTGATCGAGAGGACCTCGGCGCTCGCGACGCTCGGGCTGTGGGGACCGAAAGCGAGGGACGTGCTCGCCCCGCTCGCAGAGGAGGACGTCTCGAACGAGGCATTCCCCGCGTACACGGCACGGGAGCTCACCGTCGGCGAGGTCGACGTCTGGGCGCTCCGGATCTCCTACGTCGGCGAACTCGGCTGGGAGCTCTACGCGCCGATGGAGAAGGCCGGCCGGCTCTGGGACCTGCTCTGGGAGGCGGACCAGGACCACGACGTTCGGCCGGTCGGCATGGGCGTCTACGGGACGACCGGCCGAATGGAGAAGGGCTACCGGCTCTACGGTCACGAACTCGAACTCGAGTACGACCCGGCCGAGGCCGGTCTCACCTTCCACGGCGTGAAGGAGGCCGACTTCGTCGGCAAGGACGCCTACGCCGAGGCGATCGAGTCGGAGAACGTCGCGACGCTCTGTACGCTCTCGGCCGACGATCACACCTCGGCCGACGGCGAACCCCGGTTCATGCTCGGCGGCGAGCCGATCCTCTCGACGGAGGGGGAGGTGCTCGTGGACAGCGAGGGCAGGCGCTCGTACGTCACGAGCGCGGGGAGCGCCCCCTCGCTCGGGAAACACCTGCTGATGGCCTACCTCCCCCGCGAGGAGGCCGAGGAGGGGAGATCGCTCCAGGTGGAGTACATGGGCGATCGGTACCCGATCACGGTCGAGCGGGTCGGGAACGAGCCGTTGTTCGATCCGGGAAACGAACGGATCTTCCAGTAA
- a CDS encoding electron transfer flavoprotein subunit beta/FixA family protein, which translates to METLVCIKRVPDTGARIVLTDDRSAVDATGIGYTISPHEECAVEAAIALADDHGGTSTALTLGAPEAEEQLRTAVAMGVDRATLLETHGEWGPIATAGAIAAAVRERGDPPDLLLFGNESADAGHHQVPIRVAAVLDLPAVTGVKGLDVEGERLVATRDAPGGEEVFEVDLPAVLSVKEGLNTPRYPSMRSRMQARRTEIDRSEPEAGEEPDVETVELEVPEREESPAEVLGEDASAASDVVRVFRELEVI; encoded by the coding sequence ATGGAAACCCTAGTCTGTATCAAGCGCGTACCGGATACCGGCGCGAGGATCGTACTGACCGACGACAGGAGCGCGGTCGACGCCACGGGCATCGGCTACACGATCAGCCCGCACGAGGAGTGTGCCGTCGAGGCGGCGATCGCCCTGGCCGACGACCACGGCGGCACCTCGACGGCGCTGACGCTCGGCGCGCCCGAGGCGGAAGAACAGCTCAGGACGGCGGTCGCGATGGGCGTCGACCGGGCGACGCTGCTCGAGACCCACGGGGAGTGGGGACCGATCGCGACGGCAGGGGCGATCGCGGCGGCGGTCCGCGAGCGAGGCGACCCCCCCGACCTGTTGCTGTTCGGGAACGAGTCGGCGGACGCAGGGCACCACCAGGTGCCGATCCGCGTCGCGGCGGTGCTGGACCTGCCCGCGGTCACGGGCGTCAAGGGCCTCGACGTCGAGGGCGAGCGGCTGGTCGCGACGCGCGATGCCCCGGGCGGAGAGGAGGTCTTCGAGGTCGATCTCCCCGCCGTCCTGAGCGTGAAGGAGGGGCTGAACACGCCACGGTACCCCTCCATGCGGAGCCGGATGCAGGCCCGACGGACGGAGATCGACCGGAGCGAGCCCGAGGCGGGTGAGGAGCCCGACGTCGAGACGGTCGAACTCGAGGTGCCCGAGCGGGAGGAGAGCCCCGCCGAGGTGCTCGGCGAGGATGCTTCGGCCGCGAGCGACGTGGTCAGGGTGTTCCGGGAGCTGGAGGTGATCTGA
- a CDS encoding electron transfer flavoprotein subunit alpha/FixB family protein — MVLALVEVGEGAVEEVSLETLTLARSVAEAEGEPLEAVAFADGASELVDELGGFGVSALHVVDHDLLDSYAPDAWAESLRELIDDRSPAAVLAPGTDRGMEVLVRLAARLGLPMAASCTAVEVGDVYEVRRQRWGGSLIEHATLDAPTALLSVAPHEVAAEPAPVEETTVERFTPELDEGDVEVRVVRRKESDAEGVPLPEARVVVGGGRGVGGAEGFDQLEELAELLGGTVGASRAAVNEGWRPHDDQIGQTGAKISPELYVAAGISGAVQHWVGCKGADHVLAINTDPEAAIVRKADWAVLADLHEVVPAIVEELRAERGG; from the coding sequence ATGGTGCTCGCGCTCGTCGAAGTCGGAGAGGGTGCGGTCGAGGAGGTCTCGCTCGAGACGCTCACGCTCGCCCGGAGCGTGGCGGAGGCGGAGGGAGAGCCGCTCGAGGCGGTCGCCTTCGCAGACGGGGCGTCGGAGCTCGTCGACGAGCTCGGCGGGTTCGGGGTTTCCGCGCTCCACGTCGTCGACCACGACCTCCTCGACTCGTACGCTCCGGACGCGTGGGCCGAGAGCCTCCGGGAACTGATCGACGACCGGTCGCCCGCCGCGGTGCTCGCCCCGGGAACCGACCGGGGCATGGAGGTGCTCGTGCGGCTCGCAGCGCGTCTCGGGCTCCCGATGGCGGCGAGCTGTACCGCCGTCGAGGTCGGCGACGTCTACGAGGTCAGGCGACAGCGCTGGGGCGGCAGCCTGATCGAACACGCCACCCTCGACGCGCCGACGGCACTGCTGTCCGTCGCTCCCCACGAGGTGGCTGCCGAGCCGGCTCCGGTCGAGGAGACGACCGTCGAGCGGTTCACCCCCGAGCTCGACGAGGGGGACGTCGAGGTGCGCGTCGTCCGACGGAAGGAGTCGGACGCGGAGGGCGTCCCGCTGCCGGAGGCTCGGGTCGTCGTCGGCGGTGGCCGCGGCGTCGGTGGCGCCGAGGGGTTCGATCAGCTCGAGGAGCTCGCGGAGCTGCTCGGCGGGACCGTCGGCGCCTCGCGGGCAGCCGTCAACGAGGGCTGGCGGCCCCACGACGACCAAATCGGCCAGACCGGCGCGAAGATCTCGCCGGAGCTCTACGTCGCGGCAGGCATCAGCGGGGCAGTCCAGCACTGGGTCGGCTGCAAGGGCGCGGACCACGTGCTCGCGATCAACACCGACCCCGAGGCGGCGATCGTCCGGAAGGCCGACTGGGCCGTTCTCGCCGACCTCCACGAAGTCGTCCCGGCGATCGTCGAGGAGCTCCGGGCAGAGAGGGGCGGCTGA
- a CDS encoding helix-turn-helix domain-containing protein, producing the protein MGRLEGVSAEELRTALGAVEGKKPAMRLLAAIAYKHGVTQTELAEWYGVERKTIYNWLTRIEERTIERAVVDEKRPGRPPKLGEGERSTLRADLRRPPTDAGYEEGRWTPALVGAHVESCFGVEYSESSCRRLLNELGRE; encoded by the coding sequence ATGGGACGGCTCGAGGGGGTGAGCGCCGAGGAACTCAGGACGGCGCTCGGCGCCGTCGAGGGGAAGAAGCCCGCGATGCGGCTGCTCGCGGCGATCGCGTACAAACACGGCGTCACGCAGACCGAACTCGCCGAGTGGTACGGCGTCGAGCGGAAGACGATCTACAACTGGCTCACCCGGATCGAGGAACGGACGATCGAGCGAGCGGTGGTCGACGAGAAACGACCGGGTCGGCCGCCGAAGCTCGGAGAGGGGGAACGCTCGACGCTCCGGGCGGACCTCCGACGCCCGCCCACGGACGCCGGCTACGAGGAGGGGCGGTGGACCCCGGCCCTGGTGGGGGCACACGTCGAGTCGTGTTTCGGCGTCGAGTACTCCGAATCGAGCTGTCGTCGGCTGCTGAACGAGCTCGGACGGGAGTAA
- the folP gene encoding dihydropteroate synthase translates to MEYHEAVAFLYDLRRFRPKPGTESTADLLSSLGDPQEGLTFVQVAGSNGKGSTARMTESILREAGLRTGLYTSPHFEDLGERITVDGRRITERAVCEFAEAIRPRVIERAAEGEAPTFFEVVTAMGLWEFGRQGVDVAVLEVGIGGRLDATSVVDPVASAVTNVTLEHAGIIGDTVEEIARDKAHVAPEKRPLVTAATGEALSAVGEQAGDVLTVGESGTDVVATYGGKVNHTESEISLSGPGFECETRVPLLGAYQAENAGVAAALATQVAEVGEEELARGLRSAHWPGRFEVVGREPLAVLDGAHNPGACETLSGLLSEFEFDELHLVVGVMHEKDHRGMAEAMPTADHVITCAPDVDRGEDPAVLASVFGEVTGDVETAPSVAEAISRAFDAASEDDCVLVAGSLYVVGEARATWSRRGVPKRVDSVGEMRATATDAHAPIDDRTARSGVQRTVKVRAGRAVAQRLSELVATAGGSAARSAYGDREGIDPELVLSGTLAEFDLLLKRANEDPGVPRTVVDRIRAGVGLDGNRPRAVSDYPWEAGTTVMGILNVTPDSFYDGGRYEAVEDAVARAETMVAAGAGIVDVGGESTRPGAEPVSVEEEIERVVPVIERLSDLDVTVSVDTRKAAVGRAALEAGADVLNDVSGLSDPEMRFLAAEFRVPLVVMHSIDAPVVSGKETEYDDVVEDVLRELDERVLLAEKAGVDRSDVIVDPGLGFGKAAGESFELLSRLAEFRALGCPVMVGHSRKSMFDTVADEAEERLAPTVVATALAAERGADIVRVHDVAENVAAIGVTEAMEDGDR, encoded by the coding sequence ATGGAGTACCACGAGGCCGTGGCCTTCCTCTACGACCTGCGTCGGTTCAGGCCGAAGCCGGGGACGGAGTCGACCGCCGACCTGCTCTCCTCGCTCGGCGACCCCCAGGAGGGGCTCACGTTCGTCCAGGTGGCGGGCTCGAACGGGAAGGGGAGCACGGCCCGGATGACCGAGTCGATCCTCCGGGAGGCGGGGCTCAGGACCGGGCTCTACACGTCGCCGCACTTCGAGGACCTCGGCGAGCGGATCACGGTCGACGGCCGGCGGATCACCGAACGCGCGGTCTGCGAGTTCGCGGAGGCGATCCGCCCGCGGGTGATCGAACGCGCCGCCGAGGGGGAGGCGCCCACGTTCTTCGAGGTGGTGACGGCGATGGGGCTCTGGGAGTTCGGCCGCCAGGGGGTCGACGTCGCGGTCCTCGAGGTCGGGATCGGGGGACGACTCGACGCGACGAGCGTTGTCGATCCCGTCGCGAGCGCGGTGACGAACGTCACGCTCGAACACGCGGGGATCATCGGCGACACCGTCGAGGAGATCGCTCGCGACAAGGCTCACGTCGCACCCGAGAAGCGCCCGCTCGTGACCGCGGCGACGGGGGAGGCGCTCTCGGCGGTCGGAGAGCAGGCGGGCGACGTACTCACGGTCGGGGAGTCGGGAACGGATGTCGTCGCGACCTACGGCGGGAAGGTGAACCACACGGAGTCCGAGATATCGCTCTCGGGACCGGGCTTCGAGTGCGAGACGCGGGTGCCGCTACTGGGTGCCTACCAGGCGGAGAACGCGGGCGTCGCCGCCGCGCTCGCGACGCAGGTCGCGGAGGTCGGCGAAGAGGAACTGGCCAGGGGGCTCCGCTCGGCACACTGGCCGGGTCGGTTCGAGGTGGTGGGCAGGGAGCCACTAGCCGTCCTCGACGGGGCACACAACCCGGGTGCCTGTGAGACGCTCTCGGGACTGCTCTCGGAGTTCGAGTTCGACGAGCTCCACCTCGTCGTCGGCGTGATGCACGAGAAGGACCACCGCGGAATGGCCGAGGCGATGCCGACGGCCGACCACGTGATCACCTGCGCGCCCGACGTCGACCGGGGGGAGGATCCGGCGGTGCTCGCGAGCGTCTTCGGGGAGGTCACCGGCGACGTCGAGACGGCACCGTCGGTCGCGGAGGCGATCTCCCGCGCGTTCGACGCCGCGAGCGAGGACGACTGCGTGTTGGTCGCGGGATCGCTGTACGTCGTCGGCGAAGCGCGGGCCACCTGGTCACGTCGCGGGGTCCCGAAACGGGTGGACAGTGTCGGTGAGATGCGTGCGACGGCGACGGACGCTCACGCCCCGATCGACGACCGGACGGCACGGTCAGGCGTTCAGCGGACGGTGAAGGTCAGAGCCGGACGGGCCGTGGCGCAGCGGCTCTCGGAGCTCGTGGCCACCGCCGGCGGGAGCGCCGCCCGGTCGGCGTACGGCGACCGCGAGGGGATCGACCCCGAACTCGTGCTCTCGGGGACGCTCGCGGAGTTCGACCTGCTGCTCAAGCGGGCGAACGAGGATCCCGGGGTGCCGCGAACCGTCGTCGACCGGATCCGTGCGGGCGTCGGCCTCGACGGCAATCGGCCTCGGGCGGTGTCCGACTACCCCTGGGAAGCGGGGACGACGGTGATGGGTATCCTCAACGTCACGCCCGACAGCTTCTACGACGGCGGCCGCTACGAGGCGGTCGAGGACGCGGTCGCGCGGGCGGAGACGATGGTCGCGGCGGGCGCGGGAATCGTCGACGTCGGCGGCGAGAGCACCCGCCCCGGAGCGGAGCCGGTGTCCGTCGAGGAGGAGATCGAACGCGTGGTGCCGGTGATCGAACGACTCTCGGACCTCGACGTGACCGTCTCGGTCGACACGCGGAAGGCCGCCGTCGGGCGGGCGGCGCTGGAGGCGGGCGCCGACGTGCTCAACGACGTGAGCGGGCTCTCCGATCCCGAGATGCGGTTTCTCGCCGCGGAGTTCCGGGTCCCCCTCGTGGTGATGCACAGCATCGACGCACCCGTCGTGAGCGGGAAGGAGACCGAGTACGACGACGTCGTCGAGGACGTACTTCGGGAGCTCGACGAGCGGGTGTTGCTCGCGGAGAAGGCGGGGGTCGACCGCTCGGACGTGATCGTCGATCCGGGCCTCGGCTTCGGAAAGGCCGCCGGGGAGAGTTTCGAGTTGCTCTCGCGGCTCGCGGAGTTCCGGGCGCTTGGCTGTCCGGTCATGGTCGGCCACTCCCGAAAGTCGATGTTCGACACCGTCGCGGACGAGGCGGAGGAACGACTCGCCCCGACGGTGGTGGCGACCGCGCTGGCGGCGGAACGGGGCGCTGACATCGTCCGCGTGCACGACGTGGCGGAGAACGTCGCCGCGATCGGTGTCACCGAGGCTATGGAGGACGGCGATCGCTGA
- the arsN2 gene encoding arsenic resistance N-acetyltransferase ArsN2 — protein MISLSRSRGDRRTVERLLSEAGLPTEDLDGGVETFVAERDGEVVGCGGLERRGTGVLVRSVAVAPEARGEGNGTAICRALFGEAARGGAEELFLLTTDAAGFFERLGFERVDRESVPKGIGETRQFASLCPESATCMHRGVDEIDRLRGDPGVLSHRERIDLDPAEFADVDQAVESGVDRWVGGLVRSSDGATLLVRNGWSDGWVIPGGKVETGESLREAVDREVREETGVSVGEPEPVALVEQTFTDGEREVEGWFVVFAAEARSESLAVEPGIGDETIHEVRWFDQLPEELEHRSVIERALPATL, from the coding sequence GTGATCTCGCTCTCTCGGTCCCGGGGCGATCGGAGGACGGTAGAGCGCCTGCTCTCGGAGGCGGGCCTTCCCACCGAGGACCTCGACGGGGGCGTCGAGACGTTCGTCGCCGAGCGCGACGGGGAGGTCGTCGGCTGTGGCGGCCTCGAACGCCGCGGTACGGGCGTGCTCGTTCGATCGGTCGCGGTCGCCCCCGAGGCGAGGGGCGAGGGCAACGGGACGGCGATCTGCCGGGCGCTGTTCGGCGAGGCAGCCCGCGGCGGTGCGGAGGAGCTCTTCCTGCTGACGACCGACGCTGCGGGCTTCTTCGAGCGACTCGGCTTCGAGCGGGTCGACCGCGAGTCGGTCCCGAAGGGGATCGGGGAGACGCGCCAGTTCGCGTCGCTCTGTCCCGAGAGCGCGACGTGTATGCACCGGGGGGTGGACGAGATCGACCGCCTTCGCGGCGACCCGGGGGTCCTGTCCCACCGGGAGCGGATCGACCTCGATCCGGCTGAGTTCGCGGACGTCGACCAGGCGGTCGAGTCGGGCGTCGACCGGTGGGTCGGGGGGCTCGTCCGGTCCTCCGACGGGGCGACCCTCCTGGTGCGAAACGGCTGGAGCGACGGCTGGGTGATCCCCGGCGGGAAGGTCGAGACGGGCGAGTCGCTCCGGGAGGCGGTCGATCGCGAGGTCCGCGAGGAGACCGGCGTCTCGGTGGGGGAGCCAGAGCCGGTCGCGCTCGTCGAGCAGACGTTCACGGACGGCGAGCGCGAGGTGGAGGGCTGGTTCGTCGTCTTCGCCGCGGAGGCGAGAAGCGAGTCGCTCGCGGTCGAGCCAGGTATAGGAGACGAGACGATCCACGAGGTGCGGTGGTTCGACCAGCTCCCCGAGGAGCTCGAACACCGGTCGGTGATCGAACGGGCGCTACCGGCGACCCTGTAG